A window of the Halodesulfovibrio sp. MK-HDV genome harbors these coding sequences:
- the fliG gene encoding flagellar motor switch protein FliG, with protein MGDKFTAETFKRLDRADIAQISKAMMELDTVPKEDVEDILREFHHSMIAGKEMISGGEEATRRMLLKNLDSETAKYIMDTLELDNGPAPFRELENVSPRILAQILRNEHPQTLALILGHLHSDQAAELIQMLPAGIRPEVLMRLARLEAVPEDMLMAVDKVLQSQLIAMGGKEGKKVGGVAAVAEILNAVDRATEEEVLAEIEEESVQMAEDIRNLMFVFEDVATLDGRGIRELLKEVSNEDMTMALKGASDDMQDVFFSNMSERAATMIREDLEIMGPTKLSDVEGSQQTIVKIVRRLEMEGRIAIGRGGNDVFI; from the coding sequence ATGGGAGACAAGTTCACCGCCGAGACGTTTAAACGTCTCGACCGTGCAGACATTGCTCAAATTTCAAAAGCCATGATGGAACTGGACACAGTTCCTAAAGAAGATGTTGAAGACATTTTACGTGAGTTTCACCATTCAATGATCGCGGGCAAAGAGATGATTTCCGGTGGTGAAGAAGCCACCCGTCGTATGCTCCTGAAAAACCTTGATAGTGAAACCGCCAAATACATTATGGATACACTGGAGCTGGATAATGGTCCGGCACCGTTCCGTGAACTTGAAAACGTAAGTCCTCGTATTCTTGCTCAGATCCTGCGTAACGAACACCCGCAGACATTGGCACTTATTCTTGGTCACCTGCATTCAGATCAGGCAGCAGAACTTATTCAGATGCTCCCTGCCGGAATCAGACCAGAAGTGCTTATGCGTCTTGCCCGTCTTGAAGCAGTACCGGAAGATATGCTTATGGCAGTAGACAAAGTGTTGCAGAGCCAGCTCATTGCAATGGGTGGCAAAGAAGGCAAGAAAGTGGGCGGCGTTGCTGCTGTTGCGGAAATCCTCAACGCAGTGGATCGTGCTACCGAAGAAGAAGTACTCGCAGAGATCGAAGAAGAATCTGTACAGATGGCAGAAGACATTCGAAACCTCATGTTCGTATTCGAAGACGTGGCAACACTGGACGGTCGTGGTATCCGCGAGCTGCTGAAAGAAGTATCCAACGAGGATATGACTATGGCGCTCAAAGGTGCTTCCGACGATATGCAGGACGTATTCTTCAGCAACATGTCCGAGCGTGCGGCAACCATGATACGGGAAGATTTGGAGATCATGGGACCTACAAAGCTTTCCGACGTAGAGGGTTCACAGCAGACAATTGTAAAGATTGTACGCCGCCTCGAAATGGAAGGACGCATAGCCATCGGACGCGGAGGCAACGATGTCTTCATCTAA
- the fliF gene encoding flagellar basal-body MS-ring/collar protein FliF — MSPMLNDAVDRTKNFWSSITLSQRVFIGGLALTVLGVFFALLFWLNKPDMQLLYSNLALEDANRIVKVLQAEKVPYSLENNGSTILVSADKVYDMRIKIAGEGGLTGQGIGFEVFDEVKVGQTEFVQKINYQRALQGELSRTITEFPAVESARVHLVIPQKSLFIEEELPPSASVVLTLAEGQKMSNKDVTAIVNLMTMSVEGLEKGRVSIADTKGTVLYHPEDETSIEGMTSTQFDHKQTIQRNLEMRIQELLYPIIGAGKVIAKVNADLDFNQRTIRKELYDPDSAVIRSEQKSEETTRGTANLEAGTPDANFRGDGVGGSISQQDSTRETSTLNYEINKEEQNIITPVGQVDRLSIAVVVDGMYAANAETGEMVFTPRTEEEMTRIKELVSNAVGFETARGDAIEVSCIAFGELNVERERSLAEVIGDYAMRMGKPILNAVLVFLFLLLIVRPVILALIRPKVEAGEVMEGLEGLPMGEERIALIEGEEEIDALDALKKIEDIKAHALQISEQNMEQAVGILKSWLKDTGGQKVGHSA; from the coding sequence ATGTCCCCCATGTTAAACGATGCTGTCGATCGCACAAAAAATTTCTGGTCGAGTATTACCCTCTCGCAACGGGTATTTATCGGTGGTCTTGCGCTTACTGTACTCGGCGTGTTTTTCGCGTTGTTGTTCTGGCTGAATAAGCCGGACATGCAGTTGCTGTACTCTAATCTTGCTCTTGAGGATGCGAATAGAATCGTTAAAGTTTTGCAGGCTGAAAAAGTTCCTTACAGTCTGGAAAACAACGGCTCCACCATTCTTGTGTCAGCAGATAAAGTATACGACATGCGTATTAAGATCGCCGGTGAAGGTGGTTTAACTGGACAGGGCATTGGCTTCGAAGTCTTTGATGAAGTAAAAGTCGGGCAGACAGAATTTGTACAGAAAATTAACTACCAGCGCGCACTTCAGGGTGAATTGAGCCGTACCATTACGGAATTTCCTGCGGTAGAATCAGCCCGTGTGCATCTGGTGATCCCTCAGAAAAGCTTGTTCATTGAGGAAGAGCTGCCACCGTCTGCTTCTGTTGTTTTGACCCTCGCAGAGGGGCAAAAAATGTCAAATAAAGATGTTACGGCAATCGTTAACCTCATGACCATGTCTGTTGAAGGTCTGGAAAAAGGTCGCGTATCCATCGCGGATACAAAGGGCACTGTGCTGTATCACCCTGAAGATGAAACTTCCATCGAGGGTATGACATCAACACAGTTCGACCATAAACAGACCATCCAGCGAAATCTGGAAATGCGCATTCAGGAACTTTTGTATCCTATCATCGGCGCAGGTAAGGTTATTGCGAAAGTTAACGCAGACCTTGATTTCAATCAGCGTACTATCCGTAAAGAATTATACGATCCAGACAGTGCCGTTATCCGTTCCGAGCAGAAAAGCGAAGAAACAACTCGCGGTACCGCTAACCTTGAAGCGGGAACTCCCGATGCAAATTTCAGGGGTGACGGCGTTGGCGGTAGTATAAGCCAGCAGGATTCTACTCGTGAAACATCTACGCTCAACTACGAAATCAACAAAGAAGAGCAGAACATCATAACCCCTGTGGGTCAGGTGGATCGTCTCAGTATTGCGGTTGTAGTTGACGGTATGTACGCAGCAAATGCAGAAACTGGTGAGATGGTATTTACACCGCGCACCGAAGAAGAAATGACTCGCATCAAAGAGTTGGTTTCCAACGCGGTAGGTTTTGAAACAGCTCGTGGTGACGCCATCGAAGTTTCCTGTATCGCTTTCGGTGAACTGAATGTAGAACGCGAACGCAGTCTTGCAGAAGTAATCGGTGACTATGCAATGCGCATGGGTAAGCCGATTCTTAACGCAGTACTCGTTTTCCTCTTCCTCCTCCTTATTGTTCGTCCGGTTATTCTCGCACTTATTCGACCTAAGGTTGAAGCAGGCGAGGTTATGGAAGGTCTTGAAGGACTTCCAATGGGCGAAGAGCGCATAGCGCTTATTGAAGGTGAAGAAGAGATTGATGCATTGGATGCACTGAAGAAGATTGAAGACATTAAGGCGCATGCATTACAGATTTCCGAACAGAACATGGAACAGGCTGTAGGCATCTTGAAGTCTTGGCTTAAAGATACCGGAGGGCAGAAAGTTGGCCACTCAGCTTAA